One genomic region from Stackebrandtia nassauensis DSM 44728 encodes:
- the pheT gene encoding phenylalanine--tRNA ligase subunit beta, with protein sequence MRVPLSWLREYVALPQDLPIADLDAAFVQCGLEVDTVEDLRDNVTGPLVVGTVASFEVLTDFKKPIRYCQVDVGEPEPRGIICGASNFAEGDRVVVALPGAVLPGGFAISARKTYGHVSDGMIASARELGLGEDHSGIMVLPDSAEAPNGADARPVIGLDEVIFELELTPDMSHCFSMRGIAREVAHRLGVGFTDPAGLTTEPAATADGPHPLRVDDPLGCDRFATRAVRGLDPAAASPEWLRRRLIHAGMRPISLAVDVTNYLMLELGQPMHAWDLATLKGTLVVRRAAAGEKLTTLDDVERSLDAEDLVICDDTGPLSLAGIMGGETSEISDSTTDVLMEAAHWDPTTMARTGRRHRLSSEAGKRFERGVDPALCRVAVQRAIDLLVEYGGGTVDASVGDIDNRRPTATIRLAADLPSRIAGVSYDTTRVGAALDACGCTWTAEADTLTVTPPSWRPDMTDQADVVEEVIRLDGYDKVPSVLPAAPPGRGLTPTQRRRRHIGRALASAGYVETLTYPFGDPTVFDALGLPADDPRRQVLTLANPIVDAEPALRTTLIPGLLKALKVNVDRGIRDVGLFETGLVFNPRPGWEDQPLPQLPVDRRPTAAELAVADALRPHQPQHLATVRCGHIESDGWWGPGRLGDWSDAIAAARTIASASGVELEVRQAQHAPWHPGRCAELLHNDTVVGHAGELHPSVCDALEVPRRTCAVEINLDAIGFPEVPPGPSISHYPVALIDVAVVVDATTPAAQVASALSEGAGDLLEDIRLFDVFSGEQLGENRKSLAYKLTFRAPDRTLTADETVEARDRAVALAADRHGAVLRGA encoded by the coding sequence ATGCGAGTCCCACTGTCCTGGCTGCGCGAGTACGTCGCGCTGCCGCAAGACCTGCCGATCGCCGACCTCGACGCCGCGTTCGTCCAGTGCGGCCTGGAAGTCGACACCGTGGAAGACCTGCGCGACAACGTGACCGGCCCGCTCGTGGTCGGCACCGTCGCGTCCTTCGAGGTGCTCACCGACTTCAAGAAACCCATCCGCTACTGCCAGGTCGACGTCGGTGAACCCGAACCGCGCGGCATCATCTGCGGTGCCAGCAACTTCGCCGAGGGCGACCGGGTCGTCGTCGCGCTGCCCGGCGCGGTACTGCCGGGCGGCTTCGCGATCAGCGCCCGCAAGACCTACGGCCACGTGTCCGACGGCATGATCGCCTCGGCCCGCGAACTGGGCCTGGGCGAGGACCACTCAGGCATCATGGTGCTGCCCGACAGCGCCGAGGCCCCCAACGGCGCCGACGCGCGCCCGGTGATCGGCCTGGACGAGGTGATCTTCGAACTCGAACTCACCCCCGACATGAGCCACTGCTTCTCCATGCGCGGCATCGCCCGCGAGGTCGCCCACCGGCTCGGCGTCGGCTTCACCGACCCGGCCGGTCTGACCACCGAACCGGCGGCCACCGCCGACGGCCCGCACCCGCTGCGCGTCGACGACCCGCTGGGCTGCGACCGCTTCGCCACCCGCGCCGTCCGCGGCCTCGACCCCGCCGCGGCCAGTCCGGAATGGCTGCGCCGCCGCCTCATCCACGCGGGGATGCGTCCCATCAGTCTGGCCGTGGACGTCACCAACTACCTGATGCTGGAACTCGGCCAGCCCATGCACGCCTGGGACCTGGCCACCCTCAAGGGAACCCTGGTGGTGCGCCGCGCCGCCGCCGGCGAGAAACTGACCACACTCGACGACGTCGAACGGTCCCTGGACGCCGAGGACCTCGTCATCTGCGACGACACCGGTCCACTGTCCCTGGCCGGAATCATGGGCGGCGAAACCAGCGAGATCTCGGACTCCACAACGGACGTCCTCATGGAGGCGGCCCACTGGGACCCGACCACCATGGCCCGCACCGGCCGCCGCCACCGGCTGTCCAGTGAGGCCGGAAAACGCTTCGAACGCGGCGTCGACCCCGCACTGTGCCGCGTCGCGGTCCAGCGCGCCATCGACCTGCTCGTCGAATACGGCGGCGGCACCGTCGACGCGTCGGTCGGCGACATCGACAACCGCCGCCCCACCGCGACGATCCGCCTCGCCGCCGACCTACCGTCCCGCATCGCGGGCGTCAGCTACGACACCACCCGGGTCGGCGCGGCGCTGGACGCCTGCGGCTGCACCTGGACCGCCGAAGCCGACACCCTCACGGTGACGCCACCCAGCTGGCGGCCCGACATGACCGACCAGGCCGACGTCGTCGAAGAGGTCATCCGCCTCGACGGCTACGACAAGGTCCCCTCGGTCCTGCCCGCGGCCCCACCCGGCCGCGGCCTCACCCCGACCCAACGCCGACGCCGCCACATCGGCCGCGCCCTCGCGTCAGCCGGGTACGTCGAAACCCTCACCTACCCGTTCGGCGACCCGACGGTCTTCGACGCCCTCGGCCTCCCCGCCGACGACCCGCGCCGCCAGGTCCTCACCCTGGCCAACCCGATCGTCGACGCGGAACCGGCACTGCGCACCACCCTCATCCCGGGCCTCCTCAAGGCCCTCAAGGTGAACGTGGACCGCGGCATCCGCGATGTCGGCCTCTTCGAGACCGGCCTGGTCTTCAACCCCCGCCCGGGCTGGGAAGACCAACCGCTCCCACAACTCCCGGTCGACCGCCGACCGACCGCCGCCGAACTGGCGGTGGCCGACGCGCTCCGCCCACACCAACCCCAACACCTCGCCACGGTCCGCTGCGGCCACATCGAGAGCGACGGCTGGTGGGGCCCAGGCCGCTTGGGAGACTGGAGCGACGCCATAGCGGCGGCCCGCACCATCGCCTCGGCCTCCGGCGTCGAACTCGAAGTCCGCCAAGCCCAACACGCCCCCTGGCACCCGGGCCGCTGCGCCGAACTGCTCCACAACGACACCGTCGTGGGCCACGCGGGCGAACTCCACCCGAGCGTCTGCGACGCCCTGGAGGTACCCCGCCGCACCTGCGCGGTCGAGATCAACCTCGACGCCATCGGCTTCCCCGAGGTCCCACCAGGCCCATCGATCTCCCACTACCCGGTGGCCCTGATCGACGTCGCGGTGGTCGTCGACGCCACCACCCCGGCAGCCCAAGTGGCCAGCGCCCTCTCCGAAGGCGCGGGTGACCTCCTGGAGGACATCCGCCTGTTCGACGTCTTCTCCGGCGAACAACTCGGCGAGAACCGCAAATCGCTGGCCTACAAACTCACCTTCCGCGCCCCGGACCGCACCCTCACCGCGGACGAGACGGTCGAGGCCCGCGACCGAGCAGTCGCCCTCGCCGCCGACCGCCACGGCGCGGTACTGCGCGGGGCGTGA
- the pheS gene encoding phenylalanine--tRNA ligase subunit alpha, with amino-acid sequence MTYRSDPYDPKEAAYLSPQALDDAIATAEKAFAEAGDADTLASIKHLHLGDKAPISLARREIGSLPPAAKADAGKRVNTARQAVTVAYEARAEVLAAEAAQRVLREETVDVTVPVDRRPRGARHPLTLTAERIADFFTAMGYQISEGPEIEPEWFSFDALNIGPDHPARSMMDTFYLDAAGRGAASGLTLRPHTSSVQIHTMLTQEPPIYAVSPGRVYRTDEVDATHSPVFHQTEGIVIDKGITMAHLKGTLDHWAKAMFGVQARTRLRPSYFPFTEPSAEVDVWFAAHRDGPRWIEWGGCGMVNPRVLRACGIDPTIYSGFAFGMGIDRAVMLRHGVTDMRDMFDGDVRFPLALGTEE; translated from the coding sequence ATGACCTATCGAAGCGATCCCTACGACCCCAAGGAAGCCGCGTACCTGTCGCCGCAGGCGCTCGACGACGCGATAGCCACGGCCGAGAAGGCCTTCGCCGAGGCCGGAGACGCCGACACCCTCGCGTCCATCAAGCACCTGCACCTGGGTGACAAGGCCCCGATCTCGCTGGCGCGCCGCGAGATCGGCTCGCTGCCCCCGGCTGCCAAGGCCGACGCGGGCAAACGCGTCAACACCGCCCGCCAGGCCGTGACGGTCGCCTACGAAGCCCGCGCCGAGGTCCTGGCCGCCGAGGCCGCCCAGCGCGTCCTGCGCGAGGAGACCGTCGACGTCACCGTCCCGGTCGACCGGCGCCCCCGCGGCGCCCGGCACCCGCTGACCCTGACGGCCGAACGCATCGCCGACTTCTTCACCGCGATGGGCTACCAGATCAGCGAGGGCCCCGAGATCGAACCGGAGTGGTTCAGCTTCGACGCGCTGAACATCGGCCCCGACCACCCCGCGCGCTCCATGATGGACACGTTCTATCTGGACGCCGCCGGTCGCGGCGCCGCCTCCGGCCTCACCCTGCGTCCGCACACCTCCTCGGTGCAGATCCACACCATGCTCACCCAGGAGCCGCCGATCTACGCCGTCTCCCCGGGCCGGGTCTACCGCACCGACGAGGTCGACGCGACCCACAGCCCCGTCTTCCACCAGACCGAGGGCATCGTCATCGACAAGGGCATCACCATGGCCCACCTCAAGGGCACCCTCGACCACTGGGCCAAGGCCATGTTCGGCGTCCAGGCCCGCACCCGGCTGCGGCCGTCCTACTTCCCGTTCACCGAACCCAGCGCCGAGGTCGACGTCTGGTTCGCCGCCCACCGCGACGGTCCCCGCTGGATCGAGTGGGGCGGTTGCGGCATGGTCAACCCGCGGGTGCTGCGCGCCTGCGGCATCGACCCGACCATCTACAGTGGCTTCGCCTTCGGGATGGGCATCGACCGCGCCGTCATGCTGCGGCACGGGGTCACCGATATGAGAGACATGTTCGACGGAGATGTGCGCTTCCCGCTGGCGCTGGGAACGGAGGAGTAG